In Vanessa atalanta chromosome 19, ilVanAtal1.2, whole genome shotgun sequence, one DNA window encodes the following:
- the LOC125071327 gene encoding actin-related protein 10, with translation MALYEGIALIQEKQAVVLDLGTDYTKFGFTGEAAPRCIIPSEYWCTSERRFKRVYDYNNEEELYDNLVHMLHLLYFRHVLVNPKERKVVVVESLLSPTMFRETLAKVLFLHYEVSGVMWADSARLCALTLGAPVALVVSLGARDAEVVAVVHGCPVLQAIQSQPLGARAIHDELARLLDRDNGTELHLPDHVLEDIKVRACFVPGRARALQLAEGGAPAARAAPYTRAERSLTVSGAARELAAEPLFARDNEMASLPDAVLQCIALCPIDARRELAENVLVTGGTAALPGLRARLAQELRHLVTLPPYRDRLRISKFKFHAAPAHDNSAAWVGGALCGAADGGARALARDAFARERRLADWPSLLHTTPPSHPHWDELAEAE, from the exons ATGGCATTATACGAAGGCATTGCCCTAATTCAAGAAAAGCAAGCTGTAGTTCTAGATTTGGGAACAGACTATACCAA ATTTGGTTTCACCGGTGAAGCAGCACCCCGTTGTATCATTCCATCTGAATACTGGTGTACCTCTGAGAGGAGGTTCAAGAGAGTGTACGACTACAATAATGAGGAAGAGCTGTATGACAACCTTGTGCACATGCTGCATTTACTGTACTTCAG ACACGTACTGGTGAATCCAAAGGAGAGAAAAGTAGTAGTCGTGGAGTCCTTACTCTCTCCAACAATGTTCCGGGAGACACTCGCTAAAGTACTCTTTCTACATTATGAG GTGTCGGGCGTGATGTGGGCGGACAGCGCGCGCCTGTGCGCGCTCACGCTCGGCGCGCCCGTCGCGCTCGTCGTGTCGCTCGGCGCGCGCGACGCCGAAGTGGTCGCAG TCGTGCACGGCTGTCCGGTGCTGCAAGCGATCCAGTCGCAGCCGCTCGGCGCGCGCGCCATACACGACGAGCTGGCGCGGCTCCTCGACCGGGACAACGGCACCGAGCTGCATCTGCCCGACCACGTGCTCGAGGACATCAAAG TGCGCGCCTGCTTCGTGCCGGGGCGCGCGCGCGCGCTGCAGCTGGCGGAGGGGGGCGCGCcggccgcgcgcgccgcgccctACACGCGCGCCGAGCGCTCGCTCACCGTGAGCGGCGCGGCGCGCGAGCTGGCCGCCGAGCCGCTGTTCGCGCGCGACAACGAGATGGCGTCGCTGCCGGACGCCGTGCTGCAGTGCATCGCGCTCTGCCCGATCGACGCGCGGCGCGAGCTCGCCGAGAACGTGCTCGTGACGGGCGGCACGGCCGCGCTGCCCGGCCTGAGGGCGCGCCTCGCGCAGGAGCTGCGGCACCTGGTCACGCTGCCGCCCTACAGGGACCGCCTCCGCATCTCGAAGTTCAAGTTCCACGCGGCGCCGGCGCACGACAACTCGGCGGCGTGGGTGGGCGGCGCGCTGTGCGGCGCGGCGgacggcggcgcgcgcgcgctggCCCGCGACGCCTTCGCGCGCGAGCGCCGCCTCGCCGACTGGCCGAGCCTGCTGCACACCACGCCGCCCTCGCACCCGCACTGGGACGAGCTGGCGGAGGCCGAGTAG